Part of the Desulfonauticus submarinus genome, AAACTTTGATTATGCAGCGATTAAAAGAAAAGATTATCGCTGTAGCAAATACAGACTTTACTGTCTTGATCAGAGGAGAGTCTGGCACAGGAAAAGAGTTAGTTGCGAAAAAAATTCATCAGCTAAGTAGGAGAAAACATAAGCCTCTTGTTAGTGTAAATTGTCCTGCTATTCCAGAGACTCTTTTAGAAAGTGAGCTTTTTGGTCATAAAAAAGGGGCTTTTACAGGGGCTAATAATAGTAGAGATGGTCTTTTTAAAAAAGCTGATGGAGGAACTATTTTATTAGATGAAATAGGCGATATAAGTTTAGAGGTGCAGGCAAAGTTATTAAGAGTTCTTCAAGAAAAAGAAATTCGGCCTGTTGGATCTAATACTAGTATTAAATGCGATGTAAGAATCCTTGCTACTACTAATCAAGATTTAGAGACAAAAATTGCAAAAGGTTTATTTAGAGAAGATTTATTTTATCGTTTAAACGTCTTAGAAATAAAGGTTCCCTCTTTAAGAGAGAGAAGAGAAGATATACCATTGTTAGTTTCTTATTTTGTAGGAATTACTTGTAAAGAATTAGGGTTGTTAGAAAAAGAGATTAGCCCAGAAGTTTTAGCTTATTTATCATCAAAAGAATGGCCAGGAAATGTTAGGGAATTACAAAATTTTGTGAGACGGCTTGTAGTTTTTAGTCCTGGTAATAAGATAGAGTTAAAAAGTGTTAATTTAGTAGAGTTAGATGATAATATATACTCTCAAGAAAATATAATTCCTTATAAAACATATAAGAAGCAAATTTTAGATAATTTTACTAGAAGCTATTTTAAAAAAGTCTTACAAATAACAGGAGGAAATATATCAGAAGCTGCTAGAATTAGTGGAATAGAAAGGGTTAGCTTGCAAAAAATTATGAAAAGGCTGGGAATTAAGTTAGATAAGTAATGTATATGGGTGGAGAAATGAATAGTGATTGTTTAGTCGATACTTTGAACTTAGCTGAGTTACTAGTTAAGAAAAATTATTTTTTGAGTGTTGCTGAATCCTGTACAGGAGGCTTGTTAAGCAATTTACTTACTAATTGTCCTGGAAGTTCTGAGTGGTTTAAGGGAGGCATTATTGCGTATTCTAATGAGATTAAGAGAAAGTTGTTGAATGTGGAAGAAAATATTTTACAGAGATATGGAGCTGTTAGTAAACAATGTGTTCTTCAAATGGTTGAAGGACTTGTTAGGCTTTTTAATACCGAGGTAGGAATTTCTATCTCTGGAATTGCTGGGCCAGGAGGGGGAAGTCTTTTAAAACCTGTAGGAACAGTGTTTCAAGGGTTTTGGATAAAAGAAAAAGTATGGGTTAAAAAATATTTTTTTACTGGTTCTAGAATAGAAATAAAAGAACAAAGTGTTAAGGCAGCCTTAACTGAACTCATTACTAATCTTTTATGATTGTTTTATTTGAGTAAATAATTTTAATCTTTTGAATTGTGAGAAATCCAGAATAAATGTATAAGATTGAATAATTAAATAAAACAAGTAGGAGTAAATGATGAGGGTGTTTTTGGGATTACCAATTGATAAAGATTTTGAGCAGGCTGTTGTTGACCAACTTGGTAATTGGAAGAATAAATTTAAATCTCGTTTAAGTTGGATTAAAAAAGGTAACTATCATCTTACCTTAAAGTTTTTAGGAGAGGTAGAAGAGAATGTAGTGGAAAAGTTAAAACAAGAACTTTTAAAAATTGAATTTATGCCTTTTAAGCTACAGGTAAAAAAAATAGGTTTTTTTTACAGTCAGAGAAAAGTAAGGGTTGTGTGGATTGGTTTTCAAGAGGAATTAGAGTTAAAGGATTATTTTTCTAAAATAGATGGAATTTGTTTTGACCTTGGTTTTGAGCGAGAAAAAAGAGAATATATTCCGCACCTAACTCTTGCTAGAGTAAAATTTTTTGAACCTTCTGATCCGTGGAAAAATTTTCAACAAGCTTTAAATAAATTTGAATGGCCACAATTAAAACTTAAAAAATTAGTCCTCTGGCAATCAAAACTCACACCTCAAGGACCTTTTTATACGCCTCTCCTCGAATTAAAATAATATAAGCCACTTTGTCTTTTAGAGATGTATATGCTTTGGCAATTTTTTTGTTTAAAACAGTTTTTTAGAAAAACTTTACAAGTAGTCTCCGCGATTAATTTTTATCTCTTCAGTAGTGGCCATTATTTCTACCTCTTTTAAGATGTTTTGGATATGCTCAGGTTGTTTGGAGAAAAAAGGATTTTGTTTTACTCCTTGAATTTTATCTTGAATCTTTTTGAGCAAGGCGTAAACGTCCTTTAACGTGGTGCCATCAGAGGTAAGGCTTTGAGAATAATTTTCCCATAAGGTTAAGAGATTATCTACTTCTTGCATAAAGTTTAACTCAAGGTTAGAAGGTTGTAAGTTTAAAGGTAAGGGTGACGCAACATTTGTTGCGGTATTGGAAGTAATTTTTGTGTTAGTAGAGGAAGTGGTAAGCTCTTTTTCTAGAAATAACTTAAAATCGTGTTTAGAAGAGTTGGGCTTGTTTACTTTATTCTCTGGATTTAATTGTTTAGTATACTCCCCATGAATTTTCATGGAATACTCCTTATAGGTAATTTTTACCTAATGGTATTGTTTTTTATCTTAAAAAGCAATTATCTTGCCAAATGAAACAATTGTTCGACTTAAAATCCATTGCTTGTCTGTTAAATCAGGATAAAATAGGGCTTATCCCCACCGAAACTTTATGGGGGCTTACTTGCAATCCGTTTTCGCAAAGTGCGGTTCAAAAGATATTTTTTTTAAAAAAACGTCCGAACATAAAACCACTTCCTCTGGTAGCTGGTAGTTTAGAACAAGTATTAGAGCATGTTAACCTTTCTCAAAAAATGTTAAATTTAGTTGCCCACTTTTGGCCTGGTCCTCTTTCTGTTGTTACTACTTCTTTAGCTGACTTTGTGAAGCCTGGGATAAAAAATGAATATAATGAAGTCTGTATAAGAGTTACCTCTCATTCTGAGTTGGCTAATTTATGTTTAGAGGCTAAGATTCCTCTAGTAGCCACAAGTGCAAATTTAAGTGGCAAAAAATCGCCAAAAAAGTTTGAAGAGATTGATCCTTTTCTTATAAAAGGCGTGGATTTTGTCTTTAGAAGCTCTTATTCTTACCCTCTTAATGCTCCTTCTACCATTATAAAGGCAGAAAAAAATCATCTTTTATTTTTACGCTTAGGAGCTATTTCTAAAGAAGAAATTTTTGCCTATTGGCAAAAAGTTTAAAATTTTGAACTTTGTTTTACCTGTATTTGATAGTTTTGAATATTAGGGTTCAAAATTTTAAACTTTTTTTAGATTAAAAAGTATCTTTTTTTCTTGTAATCTCTTATTTAATGTGTTTTTTTTGTTTTGGTATATTCTTTGCTAAAAGTTAATATATACGTTCCTCCTTTTGACAGAGCCAGGCCTTGTGGTTTTCACAGGGCCTGGTTTTGTTTTTTCAGAAGGTTTAGGCTTTGTTTCAAAACGAGGCTAGGGGAGATTTTTTTCATACAAGTAAGCTTAGAACAAAATATTTGAGCGGTTTTAGAGCAAGGGGAGCAGGGCAAAGGGGAAGAGATTATTTCAAGGTGTGGCGGTTTCCAGATAGTAGGATCTGTAGGACCAAATAAACAGATGCCTCTTATGTTCATTAAAGATGCTAAGTGCATGGGGCCTGAGTCATTTCCAAGTACAAAAATGGCCTTAGAAAGTTCTTGGACTAGTTCTTGGGTATTTGTTAATTGCAGAGTAGGGAAAGGAAGAGATTTTATTAGATGTTCAGCAGGTCCAAGTATAAAGGATAAAGGATATATCTTATTTAAATGAGAAGCAACTTGAGTAAAAAAACAAAGAGGCCAATTTTTGGCTTTATGTCCAGAGCCAGGGAAAATTAGTATGTTTTGAGGAGATTTAGTAGGTAAAGGAAGAAGTGTTTTCCAATTTTCTAGCCAGGGGATATTAAGATTTAAAAACTGATGGCGTAAAAATGATTGTACAGGTAAGGATTTTTGTTTGTGTACCAAATAAATATAGGTGATGTTTTTGTGTTTTATTTCAAGAGTAGGGTTTTGTTGGATTTTAAACCAAAAGACATGTGTATCTCCAAGTTCAGAAGGCCATTTATTTAAAGAATATAGTTTGAAAATACCTTGATCTTGCTTCAAAGTGCTTTTGTGAAAGCCTAAAATTTGTTGCCAAAAAATATGTTTATCTTTGGTATCTAAGTATAAGATATGATTTTTTTGAAAAAAATATTTTAGACTTATTAGAGCAGGAAGAGATAAAACAAAATCACCCAATGCTCCATGATGGATAATAAGAATTTTAGATGTTTTTAAATCCATAATTGATGTTTTGACCTATCTAAAAACAAGTTTTAATCTTGATATATTAAAAGTCGAGCATTAAAAAAAATATGTAATATTAAATTGAACAAAGCGCATTCTAAATTAAGCATATAATTTAGTTTTTTTATTTTAAGGGGGTATGTTGTGAAATATATTAAGAAATGTTCTAACTGTGGGCAAGTAATAGAAACTTATAGAAATCCGTTCCCTACTGTAGATGTGGTAACTTTTGTCCCTCCGTTTTCTGTTGTTTTGATAAAAAGAAAAAATAAGCCTTTTGGTTGGGCTTTGCCTGGTGGTTTTGTAGATTATGGGGAAAGTGTAGAATCTGCTGCATTAAGAGAGGTAAAAGAAGAAACAGGGCTAGATGTTAGTTTACTTTATTTATTGGGTGTGTATTCTGATCCTAAAAGAGATCCTAGATTTCACACTTTAAGTACAGTGTTTGTAGGCATTCCTTTAGATTTATCTCAGCTTAAGGCAGGAGATGATGCAGATAAAGCTAGAATTTTTTCTTTAAATCAGTTGCCTAATTTGGTATTTGACCATGCTAAAATTTTGCAAGATTTTTGTTATAAAATGAAAATTAGTGAGGATATTAAGTGTTAATTTATACAATGGGCGATCCGTGCGGCATAGGACCTGAACTAATTGTTCGATTTTGTAGAAAAAATAGAGTTGAGTATCCATTAGTTATTGTTGGAGTAGAAGAAGTTTTAGCTTTGTATTGTAAAAAAAATAAAATTAAAAAATTTTGGCAAAGAGTAGATTCAATTGAAAAGAGAGAAAAAGGGATTTTTTGTGTTGAACCTAAGGGCTTATCTGGAATCAATCTTAGGTTGGGAGAACCTAGTGTTGAAGGAGGGTTTGTTGCTGGCAAAAGTCTTGAATTAGTTTGTGATTATTTAAAAATAGATAAACGATCTGTTTTAATTACAGGTCCTTTAAATAAGGCCACTTTGCAAGAAGCAGGGTTTAATTTTGCAGGGCATACAGAGTTTTTGGCGAGTGCCTTTAATGTGCCTTTTGAAAGAGTGTGTATGCATTTTTGGAGTCCTTCCTTTGGAGTAAGCTTGGTTACCACCCACCCACCTTTAAGTCTAGTTCCCTCTTTAATAACTATAGATAGGATTATTCGATGCTTAAGCCTTACTTTTCAATTTCAGCAGATGTTTAATAAGGATGTATTAATCGGAGTGTGTGGCTTAAATCCTCATGCAGGAGAGCAAGGGAAAATAGGTAGAGAAGAAATAGAAATTATAAAACCTGCTATTAAAGAAGCAAGAAATAAAGGAATACCTTGTGATGGACCTTTTCCTGCTGATACGCTTTTTTATAGAGCAAAACATGGAGATTATAATGTAGTTTTGGCAATGTATCATGATCAAGGATTAGGTCCTTTAAAACTTTTGCATTTTGGGCAAAGTGTGAATATAACTTTAGGACTTCCTATTTTAAGATGTTCTGTGGATCATGGCACAGCCTATGATCTTGTAGGCAAGGGGGTTGCCTCTTTAACAAGTTTAGAAGAGGCGTTTAAATTAGGGATTAAATATTTAAAAAGGAGTGTCTAATGAGTACACCGCCTTATGTAGAGATAGCCAAGCGCCTGAAAGGGCTAAGAGATGCTTTAGAAATGAGCGCTCAGGAATTGGCTAGCAAAGTGGGAGTTAAGGTAGAAGAAGTAGAAGCCTATGAATCTGGCAAAAAGGAAATTCCTGTAAGCTATTTATTTGAAGTGGCTAAAGCATGTGGGGTTGATTTAACTGTTTTAATTGCTGGCAAAGAAGCACACTTACATACTTATGCCTTAGTAAGAAAAGGAAAAGGCTTAAGTGTAGAGAGACGTAAAGATTATGATTATAAGAGTTTGGCATATAAGTTTAGTGGCCGAAAAATGGAACCTTTTATTGTAAAAGTTCCACCTAAAAAAGAAGAAGATATTACTTTTAATGAGCATTCAGGACAGGAATTTATTTATATGCTTAAAGGAAAATTAGAAATAAGATTAGGCGATGATGTTTTGATTTTAGAGCCTGGAGATAGCTTGTATTTTTCCTCTAGAACGCCTCATGCTCTGCGAGGGTTAGACGGTGAAGCTGAATTTTTAGATGTTATAATTTAACTAAATGAGCTGAAATTTTTATGTTTATTAGGGGGAGAGAGAAGATGTTTTTAAAACAAAAATTTTCTAGTTATGAAGAGTTTAGAAGTGGTTTTAATTTAGAGATCCCTGAAAATTTTAATTTTGCTTTTGATGTGATGGATAAGTTGGCTAAAGAAAAGCAAGATGAAATTGCTATGATTCATGTGGATGATGCTAAAGTAAGACGGGAATATAGTTATGCTTATTTTGCAAGAGAATCGTCTAAGTTAGCCAATGCCTTGGCAAAGCAAGGTTTAAAAAAAGGCGATCGAGTAATGATCGTTTTATATAGAAGAGTAGAGTTTTGGACAACAATGTTAGCTTTGCATAAATTGGGAGCAGTTGCAGTTCCCTCTCCTGCTTTACTTACAGCTAAAGATATATCTTTTAGAGTTAATTTTGCTAAGATTAAGGCAGTAGTTGTAGATGAAAGTATTACTGCTAGAATAGATGAGATTAAATCTGAATGTCCAAGTTTAGATATTTTTATAGTAGCAGGAAATGCGCCTAATAGTACATGGAAAGAATTAGATGAGATTGTTGCCAAAGAAAGTGAAAATTTTTCTCCATCCTCTAAAGTGGGAGGAAACGACACCTTACTTATATTCTTTTCCTCTGGCACAACTGGGCTTCCTAAAATGGTAGAACATGACCATAACTATCCTTTAGGGCATTTGGTGACAGGAATGTATTGGCATGATCTTGAGCCAGGAGATATTCATCTTACTGTAGCAGATACAGGTTGGGGAAAAGCTGTTTGGGGTAAATTTTATGGACAGTGGATGTCAGGGGCAATAGTTTTTGTTTATGATTTTAGGGGAAAATTTAGCCCTTCTGATTTATTAGGTGTTATAAGTGAGCATAAAATTAGTACTTTTTGTGCTCCTCCTACAGTATATCGTTTTTTGGTTAGAGAAGATTTAACCAAATATGATTTAAGTAGTCTTAGACATTGTACTACTGCTGGCGAACTGTTAAACGAAAGTGTATTTGAAGCATGGAAAAGTGCTTTGGGTATTCCTCTTTATGAAGGTTATGGGCAAACAGAAACTACTTTGCAGATAGCAACTTTTCCATTTATGAAACCAAAACCAGGCTCCATTGGTAAACCTACTCCTGGTTGGGATATAGTTCTTTTAAATGATGAGGGAGAAGAGGTCTTGCCAGGAGAAGAGGGAGAAATATGCGTTCGCTTAAAAGATGGTCGTCCAGTAGGATTGTTTTTGGGATATATGGATGAGCCAGATAAAACTGCAAAAGTAATAAAAGACGGGGTTTATCATACCGGAGATAAGGCATGGATGGATGAAGATGGATATTTTTGGTTTTTAGGAAGAGTTGATGATTTGATAAAAAGTTCTGGCTATAGGATAGGCCCATTTGAAGTGGAAAGTGCTCTGATTACTCATCCAGCAGTTGTTGAAGCAGCAGTTACAGGAGTTCCTGATCCAGTTCGAGGGCAAGCTGTAAAAGCAACTATTGTTTTGGCTAGTGGGTATGAACCGTCAGAAGAATTAACTAAAGATATTCAAAATCATGTAAAAAAGGTTACCGCGCCTTATAAATATCCTAGAATTGTCGAGTATGTAAAAGAATTACCAAAAACAATTAGTGGTAAGATAAAAA contains:
- a CDS encoding sigma-54-dependent transcriptional regulator, whose translation is MDKLEMLLVDDEKDFVDGLARIIEKNFPCQCIKSYSGEQALDIINRDEIKILLTDLRMPGLNGIELIKKVQKINPDITSIILTAYGSIESAVEAVKIGAYDFLTKPVSLEQLRLVLSKVLERVKILEENKRLKQKLIASCFAKELVGETLIMQRLKEKIIAVANTDFTVLIRGESGTGKELVAKKIHQLSRRKHKPLVSVNCPAIPETLLESELFGHKKGAFTGANNSRDGLFKKADGGTILLDEIGDISLEVQAKLLRVLQEKEIRPVGSNTSIKCDVRILATTNQDLETKIAKGLFREDLFYRLNVLEIKVPSLRERREDIPLLVSYFVGITCKELGLLEKEISPEVLAYLSSKEWPGNVRELQNFVRRLVVFSPGNKIELKSVNLVELDDNIYSQENIIPYKTYKKQILDNFTRSYFKKVLQITGGNISEAARISGIERVSLQKIMKRLGIKLDK
- a CDS encoding NUDIX domain-containing protein, which codes for MKYIKKCSNCGQVIETYRNPFPTVDVVTFVPPFSVVLIKRKNKPFGWALPGGFVDYGESVESAALREVKEETGLDVSLLYLLGVYSDPKRDPRFHTLSTVFVGIPLDLSQLKAGDDADKARIFSLNQLPNLVFDHAKILQDFCYKMKISEDIKC
- a CDS encoding AMP-binding protein, translating into MFLKQKFSSYEEFRSGFNLEIPENFNFAFDVMDKLAKEKQDEIAMIHVDDAKVRREYSYAYFARESSKLANALAKQGLKKGDRVMIVLYRRVEFWTTMLALHKLGAVAVPSPALLTAKDISFRVNFAKIKAVVVDESITARIDEIKSECPSLDIFIVAGNAPNSTWKELDEIVAKESENFSPSSKVGGNDTLLIFFSSGTTGLPKMVEHDHNYPLGHLVTGMYWHDLEPGDIHLTVADTGWGKAVWGKFYGQWMSGAIVFVYDFRGKFSPSDLLGVISEHKISTFCAPPTVYRFLVREDLTKYDLSSLRHCTTAGELLNESVFEAWKSALGIPLYEGYGQTETTLQIATFPFMKPKPGSIGKPTPGWDIVLLNDEGEEVLPGEEGEICVRLKDGRPVGLFLGYMDEPDKTAKVIKDGVYHTGDKAWMDEDGYFWFLGRVDDLIKSSGYRIGPFEVESALITHPAVVEAAVTGVPDPVRGQAVKATIVLASGYEPSEELTKDIQNHVKKVTAPYKYPRIVEYVKELPKTISGKIKRAEIRAKDMEKYK
- the pdxA gene encoding 4-hydroxythreonine-4-phosphate dehydrogenase PdxA, which codes for MLIYTMGDPCGIGPELIVRFCRKNRVEYPLVIVGVEEVLALYCKKNKIKKFWQRVDSIEKREKGIFCVEPKGLSGINLRLGEPSVEGGFVAGKSLELVCDYLKIDKRSVLITGPLNKATLQEAGFNFAGHTEFLASAFNVPFERVCMHFWSPSFGVSLVTTHPPLSLVPSLITIDRIIRCLSLTFQFQQMFNKDVLIGVCGLNPHAGEQGKIGREEIEIIKPAIKEARNKGIPCDGPFPADTLFYRAKHGDYNVVLAMYHDQGLGPLKLLHFGQSVNITLGLPILRCSVDHGTAYDLVGKGVASLTSLEEAFKLGIKYLKRSV
- a CDS encoding glycosyltransferase family 9 protein; protein product: MDLKTSKILIIHHGALGDFVLSLPALISLKYFFQKNHILYLDTKDKHIFWQQILGFHKSTLKQDQGIFKLYSLNKWPSELGDTHVFWFKIQQNPTLEIKHKNITYIYLVHKQKSLPVQSFLRHQFLNLNIPWLENWKTLLPLPTKSPQNILIFPGSGHKAKNWPLCFFTQVASHLNKIYPLSFILGPAEHLIKSLPFPTLQLTNTQELVQELSKAIFVLGNDSGPMHLASLMNIRGICLFGPTDPTIWKPPHLEIISSPLPCSPCSKTAQIFCSKLTCMKKISPSLVLKQSLNLLKKQNQAL
- a CDS encoding L-threonylcarbamoyladenylate synthase, coding for MKQLFDLKSIACLLNQDKIGLIPTETLWGLTCNPFSQSAVQKIFFLKKRPNIKPLPLVAGSLEQVLEHVNLSQKMLNLVAHFWPGPLSVVTTSLADFVKPGIKNEYNEVCIRVTSHSELANLCLEAKIPLVATSANLSGKKSPKKFEEIDPFLIKGVDFVFRSSYSYPLNAPSTIIKAEKNHLLFLRLGAISKEEIFAYWQKV
- a CDS encoding CinA family protein, translated to MNSDCLVDTLNLAELLVKKNYFLSVAESCTGGLLSNLLTNCPGSSEWFKGGIIAYSNEIKRKLLNVEENILQRYGAVSKQCVLQMVEGLVRLFNTEVGISISGIAGPGGGSLLKPVGTVFQGFWIKEKVWVKKYFFTGSRIEIKEQSVKAALTELITNLL
- a CDS encoding helix-turn-helix domain-containing protein; its protein translation is MSTPPYVEIAKRLKGLRDALEMSAQELASKVGVKVEEVEAYESGKKEIPVSYLFEVAKACGVDLTVLIAGKEAHLHTYALVRKGKGLSVERRKDYDYKSLAYKFSGRKMEPFIVKVPPKKEEDITFNEHSGQEFIYMLKGKLEIRLGDDVLILEPGDSLYFSSRTPHALRGLDGEAEFLDVII
- the thpR gene encoding RNA 2',3'-cyclic phosphodiesterase encodes the protein MMRVFLGLPIDKDFEQAVVDQLGNWKNKFKSRLSWIKKGNYHLTLKFLGEVEENVVEKLKQELLKIEFMPFKLQVKKIGFFYSQRKVRVVWIGFQEELELKDYFSKIDGICFDLGFEREKREYIPHLTLARVKFFEPSDPWKNFQQALNKFEWPQLKLKKLVLWQSKLTPQGPFYTPLLELK